One Aneurinibacillus migulanus genomic region harbors:
- a CDS encoding YceD family protein — protein MKLKKNQLLQLRGGKFPIDETVKLNLARKHQQLISAEPARFTGEAYTTSGLFIVEGRVSGELTMECARCLVKFPYRYNVAIKETFMDENQIEFDVDEEMEIHPLEDDEIDIIPYLEAALLLSLPHTLVCGEDCKGLCPECGTNRNEKDCGCVVERIDPRLAVLGELFGKQDK, from the coding sequence ATGAAATTGAAGAAAAATCAGCTGCTTCAACTGCGGGGCGGCAAGTTTCCGATTGATGAGACAGTGAAGTTGAATCTTGCGCGAAAGCACCAGCAACTTATCTCAGCGGAGCCTGCTCGCTTTACTGGGGAAGCATATACAACCTCGGGTTTATTTATTGTCGAGGGCCGGGTGTCCGGAGAACTTACAATGGAATGTGCCCGCTGTTTGGTCAAGTTTCCGTATCGCTATAATGTAGCGATAAAAGAAACATTTATGGATGAGAACCAGATTGAGTTTGACGTGGACGAAGAGATGGAGATTCATCCGCTTGAAGATGATGAGATTGATATAATACCATACCTGGAGGCAGCCTTGCTGTTATCCTTGCCACACACACTCGTATGCGGTGAAGATTGCAAAGGGCTATGCCCGGAATGCGGTACGAACCGCAATGAGAAAGACTGTGGCTGCGTAGTGGAGCGGATTGATCCACGTCTTGCTGTGCTAGGTGAACTTTTTGGAAAGCAAGACAAATAA
- the rpmF gene encoding 50S ribosomal protein L32 — translation MAVPQRRTSKTRKNKRRTHFKLEVPGMVKCPECGEMKLAHRVCKSCGTYKGNQVVNNA, via the coding sequence ATGGCAGTACCTCAAAGACGGACTTCAAAAACTCGTAAAAATAAGCGTCGGACTCACTTCAAACTGGAAGTGCCGGGCATGGTAAAATGCCCTGAGTGCGGCGAAATGAAGCTGGCTCACCGTGTATGCAAAAGCTGCGGCACATACAAAGGAAACCAGGTTGTGAATAACGCTTAA
- a CDS encoding SepM family pheromone-processing serine protease, producing the protein MTRRRHFFRSKFAPFIAAALIAMALLAVALSPTGYYIIRPGSAIELQPMVTVQDGHKDEKGVLMLTTVRMGKANVLGYLYAKADPYSELVKESTIHSPHETDEQYNLRELQEMKNSQENAMIVAFRKAGLPVKIKEKGANVVFLVPDMPAKSYLKIGDVITKVDEKEITNAQQLLNSLKGKKAGETVTLTYVRDGKASKAEITLKAFPKAPGEKEARAGIGIAYPNPDGPVTKREIELPKQVTISSENIGGPSAGMMFTLEILNQLTPGDLTKGYRIAGTGTISANGTVGPIGGIEHKVRASDKMKADIFFAPDNPVPSGSKQRSNYADAKAEAEKLGAKMKIVPVRTVDDAIKYLESLPPKNGK; encoded by the coding sequence ATGACTCGCCGCCGACACTTTTTTAGGAGCAAATTTGCACCATTTATCGCTGCTGCGCTTATTGCGATGGCGTTACTTGCCGTAGCCTTAAGCCCTACCGGCTATTATATCATCCGTCCAGGCTCAGCGATCGAGCTTCAGCCTATGGTGACTGTCCAGGACGGACATAAAGACGAAAAGGGCGTCCTTATGCTAACGACGGTACGGATGGGGAAAGCAAACGTACTAGGTTATTTGTATGCAAAGGCCGATCCGTATTCAGAGCTTGTAAAGGAAAGCACGATCCATAGCCCGCATGAAACGGACGAGCAGTACAACCTCCGCGAGCTGCAAGAGATGAAAAATTCGCAGGAGAATGCAATGATTGTTGCATTTCGCAAAGCGGGACTGCCTGTAAAAATCAAGGAAAAGGGAGCCAATGTCGTCTTTCTGGTGCCAGACATGCCGGCAAAGAGCTACCTGAAAATTGGAGATGTAATTACAAAGGTAGATGAAAAGGAGATTACAAACGCTCAGCAACTACTAAACTCACTTAAAGGCAAAAAAGCCGGAGAGACGGTTACGCTTACGTATGTCCGGGATGGCAAGGCAAGTAAGGCAGAAATTACGCTAAAAGCTTTTCCGAAGGCACCAGGTGAGAAAGAAGCCAGGGCAGGTATCGGTATTGCTTATCCGAACCCGGACGGGCCGGTAACGAAAAGAGAAATTGAGCTACCTAAGCAGGTAACAATTTCGTCTGAAAATATAGGTGGCCCGTCTGCTGGAATGATGTTTACACTAGAAATCCTCAATCAGCTAACACCAGGCGATTTGACGAAAGGGTACCGTATTGCCGGAACAGGCACGATTAGTGCGAACGGGACGGTCGGCCCGATCGGTGGAATCGAGCATAAAGTACGGGCTTCGGATAAGATGAAAGCTGATATCTTTTTTGCGCCGGATAATCCTGTTCCATCAGGTAGTAAGCAACGTTCCAATTATGCCGATGCAAAAGCCGAGGCGGAAAAGCTTGGCGCAAAAATGAAAATTGTGCCGGTGCGCACGGTAGATGACGCTATAAAATATTTGGAAAGCCTTCCGCCGAAGAACGGAAAGTAA
- a CDS encoding nucleotidyltransferase has protein sequence MKTVGIVVEYNPLHNGHTYHFTEAKRQTASDAVVAVMSGHFLQRGEPAIVNKWARAKMALHMGVDLVLEIPFIYATQNAEQFAFGSIATLHATGIVDEVCFGSESGDIAWIEKLAAILAEEPLAFQETLLKGLAQGRSYPAAYGEAIQALLPSLATDTLQGHVTEPNNILGLNYCLALHRLQSPMRPATIKRQKAGYHQETVTDQSIASATALRKLILEHANNGIHAIRPYVPQSTFEILQAEEAAGRFPLTWERFYPYLQHQLLTRWPEELATIHEMNEGIEHRILQALPRSTSFYHLMETVKTKRYTWARLQRLFLYSMLNLTRSKIAVINAKQGPAYIRVLGFNRTGKRLLKRMKETSTLPVITRVAKDKHPMLTLDVQAGALYALGLPESLRQKEMQREYWQTPLHFDHI, from the coding sequence ATGAAAACAGTCGGAATTGTTGTCGAATACAACCCCTTACATAACGGACATACATACCACTTCACGGAAGCCAAAAGACAAACCGCCTCGGACGCGGTCGTCGCCGTAATGAGCGGGCATTTCCTGCAACGCGGCGAGCCTGCCATTGTAAACAAATGGGCTCGTGCAAAAATGGCTCTCCATATGGGTGTAGATCTGGTACTGGAAATACCATTCATCTATGCGACGCAGAACGCTGAACAATTCGCTTTCGGCTCTATCGCTACTCTGCATGCCACCGGAATAGTGGATGAGGTATGCTTCGGCTCAGAAAGTGGCGACATCGCCTGGATTGAAAAACTCGCCGCTATACTGGCAGAAGAACCATTGGCATTTCAGGAAACACTTCTCAAAGGGCTGGCTCAAGGCCGCAGCTATCCTGCCGCATACGGAGAAGCGATTCAGGCTCTCTTACCTTCTCTGGCAACTGATACACTACAGGGCCATGTGACAGAACCGAACAATATACTCGGTCTGAATTATTGCCTAGCATTGCATCGTCTGCAAAGCCCGATGCGTCCCGCTACCATCAAACGTCAAAAAGCTGGCTACCACCAGGAGACTGTCACAGATCAAAGCATCGCCAGCGCTACTGCTCTGCGAAAATTAATTCTCGAGCATGCCAACAACGGCATTCATGCCATTCGCCCCTATGTTCCGCAGAGTACATTTGAAATATTGCAGGCAGAAGAAGCGGCAGGCCGCTTTCCACTCACATGGGAACGCTTCTACCCGTATCTTCAGCATCAATTACTTACTCGCTGGCCCGAGGAACTCGCCACTATCCATGAAATGAATGAAGGCATCGAGCACCGTATTCTACAGGCATTGCCCCGTTCCACTTCGTTTTACCACCTGATGGAGACGGTAAAAACAAAGCGCTATACCTGGGCTCGACTGCAGCGGCTGTTCCTGTATAGTATGCTCAACCTGACACGTAGCAAAATAGCTGTAATTAACGCAAAACAGGGACCTGCCTATATCCGCGTATTAGGCTTCAACCGAACCGGAAAACGTCTATTAAAAAGGATGAAGGAAACGAGCACATTGCCTGTCATTACGCGGGTCGCCAAAGATAAGCACCCAATGCTCACGCTCGACGTTCAGGCCGGAGCCCTGTATGCGCTAGGATTACCCGAATCTTTGCGCCAAAAAGAAATGCAGCGGGAATACTGGCAAACACCGCTGCATTTCGACCATATTTGA